One stretch of Gopherus flavomarginatus isolate rGopFla2 chromosome 2, rGopFla2.mat.asm, whole genome shotgun sequence DNA includes these proteins:
- the NEFL gene encoding neurofilament light polypeptide isoform X2: MSSFGYEPFFPAYKRRYAESPRLHIATVRSSGGGGGGGYGLSRSTYSSLSAPVSSVSVRRSYAASSASGCLLPSVESFDLSQVAAMSSDLKSIRSQEKAQLQDLNDRFASFIERVHELEQQNKVLEAELLVLRQKHTEPSRFRALYEQEIRELRLAAEEASGEKQALQAERESLEETLRGLQARYEEEILSREDAEGRLLEVRKGADEAALARAELEKRIDSLLDELAFLKKVHEEELAELQAQIQYAHLSVEMDVSAKPDLSAALRDIRAQYEKLAARNMQNAEEWFRSRFTVLTESAAKNTDAVRAAKDEISESRRLLKAKTLEIEATRGMNEAMERQLQELEEKQNADIAAMQDTINKLENELRTTKSEMARYLKEYQDLLNVKMALDIEIAAYRKLLEGEETRLSFTGVGSITSGYTQSAPVFGRSAFSGLQSSSYLMPARSFPAYYSSHVQEEQIEVEETIEAAKMEVAKAAPPSEGEGTKEESEEAKEGEEEEGGEEEEAEEGEESQEAAEEAEDGEKKEEAAGEEEKKEEKKKD; this comes from the exons ATGAGCTCCTTCGGCTACGAGCCCTTCTTCCCCGCCTACAAGCGGCGCTACGCCGAGAGCCCCCGGCTGCACATCGCCACGGTGCGcagcagcggcggcggcggcggcggcggctatGGCTTGTCCCGCTCCACCTACTCCAGCCTCTCGGCGCCGGTCTCCTCCGTGTCCGTGCGCCGGAGCTACGCCGCCTCGTCGGCCTcgggctgcctgctgccctcggtGGAGAGCTTCGACCTGAGCCAGGTGGCGGCCATGAGCAGCGACCTCAAGTCCATCCGCAGCCAGGAGAAGGCGCAGCTGCAGGACCTCAACGACCGCTTCGCCAGCTTCATCGAGCGGGTGCACGAGCTGGAGCAGCAGAACAAGGTGCTGGAGGCCGAGCTGCTGGTGCTGCGGCAGAAGCACACCGAGCCCTCCCGCTTCCGCGCCCTCTACGAGCAGGAGATCCGCGAGCTGCGCCTGGCGGCGGAGGAGGCCAGCGGCGAGAAGCAGGCGCTGCAGGCCGAGCGGGAGAGCCTGGAGGAGACGCTGCGCGGGCTGCAGGCGCGCTACGAGGAGGAGATCCTGAGCCGGGAGGACGCCGAGGGCCGGCTGCTGGAGGTGCGCAAAGGGGCGGACGAGGCGGCGCTGGCCCGGGCCGAGCTGGAGAAGCGCATCGACAGCCTGCTGGACGAGCTGGCCTTCCTCAAGAAGGTGCACGAGGAGGAGCTGGCCGAGCTGCAGGCGCAGATCCAGTACGCGCACCTCTCGGTGGAGATGGACGTGTCGGCCAAGCCGGACCTCTCGGCCGCGCTGCGCGACATCCGGGCGCAGTACGAGAAGCTGGCGGCGCGCAACATGCAGAACGCCGAGGAGTGGTTCCGCAGCCGCTTCACCGTGCTCACCGAGAGCGCCGCCAAGAACACCGACGCCGTGCGCGCCGCCAAGGACGAGATCTCCGAGAGCCGCCGGCTGCTCAAGGCCAAGACGCTGGAGATCGAGGCCACCCGCGGCATGAACGAGGCGAtggagaggcagctgcaggagctggaggagaagcagAACGCCGACATCGCCGCCATGCAG GACACAATTAATAAATTAGAAAATGAACTGAGAACCACAAAGAGTGAGATGGCCCGTTATTTGAAAGAATATCAAGATCTTCTCAATGTGAAAATGGCTCTGGATATTGAAATTGCAGCCTACAG AAAATTGTTGGAAGGTGAGGAGACACGGCTTAGTTTCACTGGTGTTGGAAGCATAACCAGTGGCTACACTCAGAGTGCCCCAGTCTTTGGCAGGTCTGCCTTCAGCGGTCTACAGAGCAGCTCCTATTTGATGCCAGCCCGTTCCTTCCCTGCTTACTACTCCAGTCACGTTCAGGAAGAACAGATAGAAGTAGAGGAGACTATTGAGGCAGCAAAAATGGAAGTGGCGAAAGCAGCGCCCCcttcagaaggagaag GTACCAAGGAGGAATCTGAGGAAGCCAAAGAGGGTGAGGAGGaagaaggaggagaagaagaagaagcagaAGAAGGAGAGGAATCCCAAGAGGCTGCTGAGGAAGCTGAAGATGGTGAGAagaaggaagaggcagcaggagaggaagagaaaaaagagGAGAAGAAGAAGGATTGA
- the NEFL gene encoding neurofilament light polypeptide isoform X1 produces the protein MSSFGYEPFFPAYKRRYAESPRLHIATVRSSGGGGGGGYGLSRSTYSSLSAPVSSVSVRRSYAASSASGCLLPSVESFDLSQVAAMSSDLKSIRSQEKAQLQDLNDRFASFIERVHELEQQNKVLEAELLVLRQKHTEPSRFRALYEQEIRELRLAAEEASGEKQALQAERESLEETLRGLQARYEEEILSREDAEGRLLEVRKGADEAALARAELEKRIDSLLDELAFLKKVHEEELAELQAQIQYAHLSVEMDVSAKPDLSAALRDIRAQYEKLAARNMQNAEEWFRSRFTVLTESAAKNTDAVRAAKDEISESRRLLKAKTLEIEATRGMNEAMERQLQELEEKQNADIAAMQDTINKLENELRTTKSEMARYLKEYQDLLNVKMALDIEIAAYRKLLEGEETRLSFTGVGSITSGYTQSAPVFGRSAFSGLQSSSYLMPARSFPAYYSSHVQEEQIEVEETIEAAKMEVAKAAPPSEGEGEEEEEKEEAEEEGGEEAEEEEEGTKEESEEAKEGEEEEGGEEEEAEEGEESQEAAEEAEDGEKKEEAAGEEEKKEEKKKD, from the exons ATGAGCTCCTTCGGCTACGAGCCCTTCTTCCCCGCCTACAAGCGGCGCTACGCCGAGAGCCCCCGGCTGCACATCGCCACGGTGCGcagcagcggcggcggcggcggcggcggctatGGCTTGTCCCGCTCCACCTACTCCAGCCTCTCGGCGCCGGTCTCCTCCGTGTCCGTGCGCCGGAGCTACGCCGCCTCGTCGGCCTcgggctgcctgctgccctcggtGGAGAGCTTCGACCTGAGCCAGGTGGCGGCCATGAGCAGCGACCTCAAGTCCATCCGCAGCCAGGAGAAGGCGCAGCTGCAGGACCTCAACGACCGCTTCGCCAGCTTCATCGAGCGGGTGCACGAGCTGGAGCAGCAGAACAAGGTGCTGGAGGCCGAGCTGCTGGTGCTGCGGCAGAAGCACACCGAGCCCTCCCGCTTCCGCGCCCTCTACGAGCAGGAGATCCGCGAGCTGCGCCTGGCGGCGGAGGAGGCCAGCGGCGAGAAGCAGGCGCTGCAGGCCGAGCGGGAGAGCCTGGAGGAGACGCTGCGCGGGCTGCAGGCGCGCTACGAGGAGGAGATCCTGAGCCGGGAGGACGCCGAGGGCCGGCTGCTGGAGGTGCGCAAAGGGGCGGACGAGGCGGCGCTGGCCCGGGCCGAGCTGGAGAAGCGCATCGACAGCCTGCTGGACGAGCTGGCCTTCCTCAAGAAGGTGCACGAGGAGGAGCTGGCCGAGCTGCAGGCGCAGATCCAGTACGCGCACCTCTCGGTGGAGATGGACGTGTCGGCCAAGCCGGACCTCTCGGCCGCGCTGCGCGACATCCGGGCGCAGTACGAGAAGCTGGCGGCGCGCAACATGCAGAACGCCGAGGAGTGGTTCCGCAGCCGCTTCACCGTGCTCACCGAGAGCGCCGCCAAGAACACCGACGCCGTGCGCGCCGCCAAGGACGAGATCTCCGAGAGCCGCCGGCTGCTCAAGGCCAAGACGCTGGAGATCGAGGCCACCCGCGGCATGAACGAGGCGAtggagaggcagctgcaggagctggaggagaagcagAACGCCGACATCGCCGCCATGCAG GACACAATTAATAAATTAGAAAATGAACTGAGAACCACAAAGAGTGAGATGGCCCGTTATTTGAAAGAATATCAAGATCTTCTCAATGTGAAAATGGCTCTGGATATTGAAATTGCAGCCTACAG AAAATTGTTGGAAGGTGAGGAGACACGGCTTAGTTTCACTGGTGTTGGAAGCATAACCAGTGGCTACACTCAGAGTGCCCCAGTCTTTGGCAGGTCTGCCTTCAGCGGTCTACAGAGCAGCTCCTATTTGATGCCAGCCCGTTCCTTCCCTGCTTACTACTCCAGTCACGTTCAGGAAGAACAGATAGAAGTAGAGGAGACTATTGAGGCAGCAAAAATGGAAGTGGCGAAAGCAGCGCCCCcttcagaaggagaaggtgaggaggaggaggagaaggaggaggctgaggaggagggaggagaagaagctgaagaagaggaagaag GTACCAAGGAGGAATCTGAGGAAGCCAAAGAGGGTGAGGAGGaagaaggaggagaagaagaagaagcagaAGAAGGAGAGGAATCCCAAGAGGCTGCTGAGGAAGCTGAAGATGGTGAGAagaaggaagaggcagcaggagaggaagagaaaaaagagGAGAAGAAGAAGGATTGA
- the NEFM gene encoding neurofilament medium polypeptide: protein MSYTLDTLGNPSYRRVTESRAIYSRASASPSSGFRSQSWSRGSPSTVSSPYKRSALGAQRVSYGSTVLSSSESLDLSQSSLLNGAGDFKLSRSSEKEQLQGLNDRFAGYIEKVHCLEQQNRAIEAEIAALRQKQAGRSQLGDAYEQELRELRGALEQVNHEKAQLQLDSEHVEEDIQRIKERFEEEARLRDETEATIRALRKDMEEASMVKVELDKKVQSLQDEVAFLRGNHEEEVAELLAQIQASHITVERKDYMKTDITSALKEIRSQLECHSDQNMHQAEEWFKCRYAKLTEAAEHNKEAIRTAKEEIAEYRRQLQSKSVELESVRGTKESLERQLNDIEERHNNDLTTYQDTIHQLENELRGTKWEMARHLREYQDLLNVKMALDIEIAAYRKLLEGEETRFSAFSGSITGPTFTHRQPTVTISTSKIQKSKAEPPKLKVQHKFVEEIIEETKVEDEKSEMDDALVAIAEELATGARQEEQKKQEAEGEEEAAVEEEIVAEKKAPVKAAAPKAEEEEEEEEEKGEEEEEEEAAKSDEAEEGGSEKEEAEEKSEKEEGEEAEQEEEEGGEAEAEGEEAEAETKKEKEPEGKSKKEAEEAAVEEKVEKVKTSLAKSPPKSPAAEEAEEEQKESGEEAEEGESEEQKVEKEGKEEEKKEEKPGSPEKPGSPVKEGEAVVEETISVTKVTKVSIEKESKAKEGSSEGEESDQASKGSMKEDIAVNGEVDEKEEKISKEKEIEEDDKGVVTNGLDVSPSEEKKGKSEEKVAVIKKVEKITSDIGDSTTKYITKSVTVTQKVEEHEESFEEKIMSTKKVEKVTSHAVIKQVKDSD, encoded by the exons ATGAGCTACACCCTGGACACACTCGGCAACCCCTCCTACCGGAGGGTGACCGAGAGCCGGGCCATCTACAGCCGGGCCAGCGCCTCCCCTTCCAGCGGCTTCAGGTCGCAGTCCTGGTCCCGGGGCTCGCCGAGCACCGTCTCCTCCCCGTACAAGCGCAGCGCCCTGGGCGCGCAGCGGGTGTCCTACGGCTCCACCGTGCTGAGCTCCTCCGAGAGCCTGGACCTCAGCCAGTCCTCCCTGCTCAACGGGGCCGGGGACTTCAAGCTGAGCCGCTCCAGCGAGaaggagcagctgcaggggctgaacGACCGCTTCGCCGGCTACATCGAGAAGGtgcactgcctggagcagcaGAACAGGGCGATCGAGGCGGAGATCGCCGCCCTGCGCCAGAAGCAAGCCGGGCGCTCGCAGCTGGGCGACGCCTACGAGCAGGAGCTGCGCGAGCTGCGCGGCGCCCTGGAGCAGGTGAACCACGAGAAGGCGCAGCTCCAGCTGGACTCGGAGCACGTGGAGGAGGACATCCAGCGCATCAAGGAGCGCTTCGAGGAGGAGGCCCGGCTGCGTGATGAGACCGAAGCCACAATCCGCGCCCTGCGCAAGGACATGGAGGAGGCCTCCATGGTCAAGGTGGAGCTGGACAAGAAGGTGCAGTCGCTGCAGGACGAGGTGGCTTTCCTGCGGGGCAACCACGAGGAAGAGGTGGCCGAGCTCCTAGCCCAGATCCAGGCATCCCACATCACGGTGGAGAGGAAGGACTACATGAAGACTGACATCACCTCCGCCCTTAAGGAAATCCGCAGCCAGCTGGAGTGCCACTCCGACCAGAACATGCACCAAGCCGAGGAGTGGTTCAAGTGTCGCTACGCCAAGCTAACCGAGGCGGCGGAGCACAACAAAGAGGCCATCCGCACGGCCAAGGAGGAGATCGCCGAGTACAGGCGGCAGCTGCAGTCCAAGAGCGTGGAGCTGGAGTCGGTGAGGGGCACCAAGGAGTCGTTGGAGAGGCAGCTGAACGACATCGAGGAGCGCCACAACAACGATCTCACGACCTACCAG GACACGATTCATCAGTTGGAAAACGAGCTGAGgggtacaaaatgggaaatggcacGTCATTTGAGGGAATACCAGGATCTCCTCAATGTCAAGATGGCGCTGGATATTGAAATTGCTGCATACAG GAAACTACTGGAGGGTGAAGAGACAAGATTCAGTGCCTTCTCGGGAAGCATTACTGGTCCCACATTTACACACAGGCAACCCACGGTCACAATATCAACTAGTAAAATACAGAAATCAAAAGCTGAGCCGCCAAAGCTAAAGGTCCAGCACAAATTTGTAGAAGAAATAATTGAAGAGACAAAGGTGGAGGATGAAAAATCTGAAATGGATGATGCCCTGGTAGCTATTGCAGAGGAATTGGCAACCGGTGCCAGGCAGGAAGAACAGAAGAAGCAAGAAGCAGAAGGGGAAGAAGAAGCAGCAGTGGAAGAGGAAATTGTAGCTGAAAAGAAAGCTCCAGTGAAAGCAGCTGCACCCAAAGctgaagaagaagaggaagaagaagaggagaagggagaagaagaggaggaggaggaggctgcaaaATCTGATGAAGCAGAAGAAGGAGGTTCTGaaaaagaagaagcagaggaaaaGAGTGAAAAGGAAGAGGGTGAGGAGGCCGAgcaggaagaagaagaaggaggTGAGGCTGAAGCTGAGGGAGAAGAAGCTGAGGCTGAGACTAAGAAAGAAAAGGAACCTGAAGGGAAGAGCAAGAAAGAGGCTGAAGAGGCTGCAGTGGAAGAGAAGGTGGAAAAAGTGAAAACATCTTTAGCAAAATCTCCACCTAAATCTCCTGCAGCAGAAGAGGCTGAGGAAGAACAGAAGGAATCAGGAGAAGAAGCTGAAGAAGGAGAAAGTGAAGAACAGAAAGTGGAGAAGGAGggtaaagaggaggaaaaaaaggaggaaaagccAGGATCCCCAGAAAAGCCAGGATCCCCAGTGAAAGAAGGAGAGGCTGTGGTGGAAGAGACCATCTCAGTCACAAAGGTAACAAAAGTCAGCATAGAGAAAGAGTCCAAAGCGAAGGAAGGAAGTAgtgaaggagaggaaagtgaccagGCCTCCAAGGGGTCCATGAAAGAAGACATTGCAGTTAACGGGGAGGTGGATGAGAAGGAGGAGAAGATatccaaagaaaaagaaattgaggAGGATGACAAGGGTGTGGTCACCAATGGCCTGGATGTGAGCCCATCTGaagaaaagaaagggaagagCGAAGAGAAAGTTGCGGTAATCAAAAAGGTGGAGAAAATCACTAGCGACATTGGGGACAGTACAACCAAATACATCACCAAGTCTGTGACAGTCACTCAAAAGGTAGAGGAGCATGAGGAAAGTTTTGAAGAGAAAATAATGTCCACCAAGAAGGTTGAGAAAGTCACTTCTCATGCTGTAATAAAACAAGTAAAAGACAGTGACTAA